The Triticum aestivum cultivar Chinese Spring chromosome 5A, IWGSC CS RefSeq v2.1, whole genome shotgun sequence genomic sequence ATCAGTGTCAACAACCAGGGTCAATCTTTATTTGCAAAGCAGAGTTACAACTTAAAGAAACATAAAGTGCTGTTCCTCAAGACATGACAACCAGGGTCATAGTTGGCTGGCCTTTTACTGGACACCTCCTTTACACAGAACAGTTTGCAACAATGCTAATAACTAGCTAGCGCTTTAAAATCCATGGATTCAACCCAACAAATCTTGTGTGTGATTGCCTACCAGTGGTAACTATCTTGACCGTTTTTGGTTGGCTGGTAATACCATTCGTTTATTTTGTGGACACAAAACAACCCTGACCATACAAAAAACAGTAAGTAGTAGATATGCAATCTGTTGAATGGCTTCCGTGACTAAACCTGGGTTTTAACAACCTCAAAAAAGTCATGGTATCATTAAAGATAACGGAAGAAAATATCTGAATATGGCATCTAAGACATAGTGAAAGCGCATTTGAATTTGGTCCATAGATCACCCGCAAGATTTAGGATTCTCAAACAGAAAACACCAGAAGATATAGTATTCAGCACAAACTTTGATCTTTTACCATACCATTTCTAGGGGCGTAAACATACACAGCTTCGACGGTTTGTTTTAATTTGCCCCAGCTTCCGCTGCGAGGGAACATGCCAGAGTTTGAATACAAGACAGTGAGACTTTTGAATTCTCTTTCAGCTATATAGTACATAAAGCCACAACACACGAAGCCTCTTCTGAACTTTTAACTATGGCTACTGCTCCCTGTCCTGTTATATCCAGGGAGATTCAGATACAACTCAAGCTTGTTATTTCCTTGCTGCAAGCCTGCAAATCCTCATAGGTTTCTGTCAGTGTTTGTTTGGGTCAGCCGCGGACATTGTTGCTCGGTCATAGCGACCGCCTTTCACGGTGCCTCCTGAAGAAGCGGTGGCTCAGGGCTTCCTGAGCGGTCAGCCTGGCCGAAGGCTCGTACGCCAGGAGGCCCTGCAGCAGCCCGATCAGGTCCCCAGCAGAGTGATCCACATGCTGCATCACCAGGTTCTGCATTCCCGGATTGGATGAAGGTGGTTATTAAACAATCCGACAAACTTAAGCAAATACCATGTCACTGCGGCAGAGAAACACAAATACATCTTGAATCCAAACAAGGAAACTTAAGAGCCACTGGCACTAGATTTCAGGGCCAGAAAAAAATTGAAATGCCCCAGAAACTAATAGGGAAGCTCGTCCTGTTTGCGTACCTGGAGGCGAGGCAGCTTGAGAACAGCTCTCATGCTCTCCCGTGTCGTTGCACCTTCTGGCCAGTTCAACCTTCCTCTTCTGATGTACTTCTGCGCATGGTGGCTGAATTTACACAAGGCAAAAAGGTCAACCATCAAAACTAATCGCATAGGTGGCAATGGCATTAGATCATAATAGTGGCAATAACACAGGTAGCGGATAATTAATAAACATACTCGGCTCTTTCCAGCATGTGCCGTGGGAGAGGACCTAGAACCCTCTCCATCATTGCCAAGTGCTCCAAATTTTCATGGGTCTGGAATAATGTCTCACCCTGTAAAACATAAGAGGCCAGTTCAATCATACATGCACATGAACCTTTCCCAAGACAAAGACGGACAAGATATACAAACACATACCGAGCAAAGCTCAACGAGTATACAACCAATGCTCCATATATCACATGGATAGCTCCACCCATGCCCTAACACAAGACCAGGGAAAGTCAGTTCCAGTATTTGATAAACAATCAAAAGTATGTGCACCTAATAGCCAGTCATGTCCAAATTCATACCCAAAATAACCTCAGGAGCACGGTAGTGCCTAGTAGAGACAATGTAGCTACAGTCTTGATGATCATATGCTGTGCTACCAAAGTCGATTAACTTGATCGCACTTGATTTTGGCACCTTCTTTGAGAATGATCCATCCTAGATTTTAAACATTATacaattaggaaaaataatgcAGCATGCTGTATTTAACACAGAACTATACTGAACACGACTTTTATCTGCTTTGGACATGGTGCAAATTTTAAGGAAAAAAATTTCCTGCAACTTAACAGTTATTCGGTGTTATGCAATGGTAATACATACCTTGTTTTCAGCTAACTTAGCATCCTCTGAAGAAACAAGGAGAATGTTCTCTGGTTTTAGATCAGTATGAATTAACTTCAGGCCATGCATAACTGCAATGAGGTAAGATACATATCAAGATACATGACACAGAAGCATATGAACCAAATTATGAGCACCCAAATACACACAAAAGCAGATAGCCTAAAAATCAGGAACAAAAGAGAATAGAAAAATGTATGTGGGTCTACTCGTTTTTTTCCGAAAATGACAGAAAGAACCCAGTCCAAGATAAGATATAGAAGAATAAGCGCACTGAGAAAAAGAAAAGCAAACAAATAGAGAATCTTAATAGAAAACAAAGCAAGTACAAAATATATGAGGTTTGCAAAGGTACTGTCTCTACACACATGCGACAGATTCCAAAAGTTGCTCTCCAAGCTCACGAACTAGGTCGATTGGAAATGGGCGGTAGGCAGTTTTCCGCAGAAAGTCATACAAGCTTGGGCCAAGCTTCTCGCAAACCTGTTGAGTCATTGAAATTTATTGACTAACTGGACCCCAAGTCTAACAAACAAGTTGGGGAAATTCTATGAATCAAAGCATATAAACTTACAATACAAATATGGTTACGATAGTCAAACCAGTTCCGTATTTGCACACAGCTGCAAAAACACTCAGGAGTATGTAACTTATTTCTTTAGCAACATGACATGAAAAATAAATACACAATTTACTCCATACCGTACTTATTTATTTAGCTCCTTGTGGAGGTAGAAGAGTTAGATGTATAACTTACTGTTTTCCTGTGGCGTCATTTCTTGCGAGCTTCTGCAGCACATCAATCTCTATCATTGCTGCGTCACTGTATTTGTTTACAGCACGAACAATTTTAATAGCTACCATTTCTTTTCTTTCCCTGTCCCAACATTCCAGCACCTGACCAAAAGTACCTAAACAGACAAAGACATTCCAATATTATTGCAAATATAAAATGGTAGTTACTAGACAATATCAGGTGGATCTGAGCAACATTGGTGTCACAAATTCATTGACTTAAGAATTCACAAAACTATACTCGTGACCATAAGAAAATACTAACCTTCGCCCATCTTTCTGTATATTTTATCTGCAAAAATAGTGAGAAGGGGTATGAGAACAGAGCCTTCCAAGGAGCTCAATAATTTAAGACAATTTGTGCAAACAAAGATAACTAGCATGCACTTTGCAAAAAGACATGTTTGTGTTAACACTAAGAAATAACAGTAACATCATCTGGTGCAGCTACAAAATAGGCCAGCATGTAAAACCTTGTAGACTTCAAACCACCCGAAACCAAGGAAATAAAGTCAAATGTAAAAACCCTACACAAGAAAAGGGGAAATCCAAAAACTATTTGAAAATTCGAAGATGGAAAACGAATTTGAGTTAACGTGAAACTAACTATATCAACCTGTTTTTTTTTTTGTAAAAGAAGTTAAATCATGGATTTAAAGGTATTTGTTGACAGAACATTAGATGAGTAACCAAGGAACATAAGCAGGTACCATATGTCTGCAAAATGAACAAATTCAACATACAGATACATCTCTAGTTTTCTGTAGTGCAGTTTAACCAATGctaaaacatttttttattaaaaaggaaaaagggaaatggAAAAAGAAGTTTCCTGCATGCTAAGGGTCACAAACACAGTCATTATACTCAAATAATGATGGTCAAGTGTAATTACAGCGAGAGGTCAAATTCTCTCCAACAGCAAATACATAATGGCCATCTTTATCGTCTTCTCTCCGAGGAGGGGAAGCATTTCGAGCAACACCCTTTGAGAGCAGAGAGAAGCAAGTATAGTCCGGAGGATGTGACGGCAATACCAGGGTGGTCATATCGCCAACTTCTTGCCCACAAAATGTTATCTGAGCCTACACACATCGATCACTCAAGTTTTTCATGCAGAAAAGAAAATATAATACCCATCTGATGTTAATGTTCTCAAGTGGAACACAAAATAAACAAAGCACAGACACAGTAATAAACCTATAGCATTTATAGCATCATGCAAAAATAGCTTACCTGAAAGCACTCGTGTTAACAAAGAAAATGACACTTAGTATGCTACACGCTATTCGTACGCGTAAATTTGAGCCACCGAATATTCTGAAAATGCCACCGATAGTTCTCACCAGATGAAGCGATTTATGTTAGACAATAATAATGTAGAACCACCCAGGTATTTCACATATATTTTAGGCGGTGAACACAGGTGTATCAAGTTAAACATGAATTGTACTAAATTCAACAACATCATGATAAGCTGAAAGTTGTACAAAACTAAGCACCCGAACCCCAAGCAAACAAGGCCCGAGGGAGAACCACAGACAAAAGAAAATTACAGGGGTAATTTGGTCCAACATCCTAATTTGGCCGACGATGGCCTGTAACAGCTCTACACAATCGCAGAGCCAACGGTATCTGCAGTTCAATCAATCAATCGCAGCCTAAGCAGGTCTAGCATCAGACACACGACACTCTAAACGTTGGATTCTGCGCCAGATCTACACGGACCGCGCCTCGTCCAGCTCATGCTACACCTCGGAACAGACACAAAATGCCCTGATCATGCTAGGGCTAACGAAACCGCGGACGAATTTCGTCGAACCGCGCCGCGAATCGGCGGATCGGGCGAGGGCGGGGTGCGTAGAAGGGAGGGGAAATGGGGGCGTCTGTTTACCTTGGTCGCTGGCGCGACGTCCCATCCGTGCCGGGCCCGCTTGCGGGGGCGGCCGGCGGGCAGATCGGCCGCGGCGGCGCACCTGGTCGCCATTGATGGGTTCGAATTGCGGGGGATTTGGTGGGAGCACGGGAGGAGAGGTGGGGGAAACGCGCCAAAGGGGAAAGTGTGAGGCCGGTTGCTATGtagggaggaggggggaggggttgggttgggttgggtgGGGATCGGATGCTGCCGGGTTTGACTTTTGACCCGGCCAGCGGCGCCAAGATTCGTGCCAGGCCTGATGTCAGGGAGTACTTAGGAGCTATTCGGCAGTCCTCCGACTCCCTGAAATCTCGTAATGTGGAGCTTCTTTTTCTTCGCTCCGTCGTTTTTAGCTACAACTCCATCAACTTCTAAAACGGACTTGGAAAGCGGAGAGTTTCTAAACAGGCCCTTACTACAGAGTTGGGAATTTTTGTAAACCTGGTTTTTATGGAATTTGCAGCGTTTAGCCATTTTCCTCAATGGACAATGGCACAAACGGCACAAACTATATCAGGCGCATACGAAACTGACGGGCGGTTTATACAAGTTTTCATCTGACGTGTGCATGTATGCTAGTACATTTAATGTGCCATATTGTGGGTTGAACTTGTCTCTCGTCTCTTGTCGGCATGACAATGAATTTCTTCCTTCGGGACCTAAATCAAAAATACAATTCTAGGCAAAAATGTAAGTTTTTGCCATGCTTATCACATGCACACGTTATTGGCTTTTTGGCTTGAACTCTAAACATATAATCATACCCAGAATGTTTATCAACTTGCGAGGGTTCCAACAATAATCATGTCCATGCATGGATCGGCGAGACACTCGGAAACTTATGTGATCATTGACGAAATACAGATGCACACCCACCAATTATATACCTTCAAGGACAAGAATGATGAAAGATTTGTTAGTGGAAAGGATGAAGCAAAAAAGTGGTGTCAGCTTCTAAGGGAAGGGGCGGAAATCAGGGAGAAACCACTAGATAACACATATACTCTAGAATTTCCTATTGGTCACAACTAATCTATAAAATCTTACTCTAGAAACTCTATTAGGGTATTTCTTGCATTTGTGGATATATCAAAATTCTTAAATTTAGATGGGATTATGATTAACTAAGATATTTTTGTACTACCTTTGAGATAAAATAACATAACCCACATGGCTAATAACACTATACTTATACACTTCGTATTTGAAAGCACGAACATTTGGATTGTATAACATCACACTTTGAGTTACAATGTGTGTTGTGGTTATTATTACTAGATCCATGATGGTGCGCGTTGCCGCACCCGTCTATTTTGACAATATAGTGATAATAAGTTCCATAAGTATATAAGGGAGTTCTTGATCACCAAATTGGAAAGTAAAGTCATTTTTATCTGAGACAAAATTTTGCGTTACTCATTAGAAATTAGCAAGGTAAAATAATTGGCATCACTTGTCCAATAGTCAACATCCATCAATTCACCATCATAAAATTAGACATACAAAACAAGAAGATATAACATCATTCATCCACATCACATACTGATATGTGGACTTTACAACCACTGGTAGCAATACTTCCATGACATGTGCTTGTACCTTGGAACTGTGTCCTCCTAATATGGATCTTTTGGTCCTTCCATTACTTGTGCTTGTCAAAGAAATGTGCCTTTCCCAACCTGGATCTTTCGATCAAATACAACCACATCCTACATTAGTACAGCACAAATAATTAATATGCAGCAATATGATATAAGAAAGCATGTAGATTTACTGATTATGTATCTTTGATCTTATAATAAAATGAAGATATCTTAGCTTGGGCTGTAACGAAATACACGAAATGTTGTACTCATAATTGCATGTAATCCTACACATGGTCAAATAGTTTGCCAACTTTCTACTTTGTGGAATAAGAGGAACGCATAGATTAACTAAATCTCACAAAATGAGGGAGCTCAGCAGCTAGAGAAGAGCACTGTAGCAAAACTTCAGAGTGCCGAAGTTGGTTAAGTCAGAGTCTATCCTAAACAGGCAGAACAAAGAGAGTTATTCCATGGGACAACAACCTAACCAGGAAAGTCAAGAGCTACAAATAGTTCCAATTGTAACATTGTGTCCTCTTGGTACTTCTCACGGAATTAGTAAACTACATTACCCATACGAACGATAAGTCCACTACAAATATAGTAAAAAAGGAGAAATATTCAATTTATTATTGTCATAGATGGTCATGATGATCGAAGCTGGCCAAGCTTCAGAAACGATAAGCTCATAACCTAAAGAATATTATTCTTTACTTATTTTCTCCGAGCCTAAATATTTTCCTAATACAATAAAAGTAATGTTTAGTGGGCTCAGGCTGCGCTAGCGGGACGAAATCTTAGTCATGGACCCAGGCTCACCTATGAAATAGCCTGCAGTCATGTTAATGGTTCAACTAATTGATGGACAACAGAAAATGAAAAAAACCATAAAACTGCAAGGAAAAGAGCTCACATATGGCTCATAGTAAGTATTGTAACACATATATCAATGGTTATCTCTGCTTAGAAATTTTACCTAGAGGCAACATGCAAGTGCAGAGTCACAAAAATATGTGATACAAAAAGTTTGAGAATGGTAAGTCAGTAATGGGTAAAGCAACTATGACACCAATTTAAAAGAGTTCTAGACATCAATCGTTGCAGTGCTAAACTCACAAATCAGGTAGActcaaaaaataagaagaaaacaaTCTATAACAATATCTATTGAGTTAAACCTCCCCTCAAATATCCAGTATAAGCATTACTCTTTACAAAAAGAGCTTTCAAGAAGCAATCTATCATCATGTAAGCCAGAGCAATCAACATTTAACATACTATATGTTCCACTGTTATTGACTTTGCCCTATCTCAGAAGTTAAAATTTGACTATTTATTTTGTGCGAATTCATTTATTAAATGGGAAGGAAATGCATGGTGACCAAAAACATGTAGGAATCCTGTAACCACACAACTTTTTTTAAATACCATCAGCGAAAGCTTTCAGGGTTTGATTAGTCGGACACTGGGGGAGCACTTTATGAGGTTTGTAGGTTGAATCCACCGCAAGATGTATAAACCTTATTACTTATAAGCAACTAAAGCCTCTTACCTTTAAGATTATATGTGCCGTCATTTATGACAAAGCTTCATCCAAGCTGAAAGCAAAATTTCCCAAACTACATGGGCACCGCCATCACAATACCTCCGAGAAATTCCAAGTTTTCCCACCTTCCAATTTTTTTCGAAatcttttattttgctagatgaGCAAGATTCCTGTCATCCCATGGAAGGCATTCAAGAATTATGCGAGCCAAATAAAATGTTACGTAAAAAACTTGACTATTTTGGAATGTAAAAATTTAAATTGAGATGCTCACTAACATCATTTTTCAAAGATGGAATTCCACTTTTTTTACCAAATTAGTACAAAGAAAAGAATTAATGTAACACTGGATAACT encodes the following:
- the LOC123104871 gene encoding serine/threonine-protein kinase AFC2 isoform X2, encoding MGRRASDQDKIYRKMGEGTFGQVLECWDRERKEMVAIKIVRAVNKYSDAAMIEIDVLQKLARNDATGKHCVQIRNWFDYRNHICIVCEKLGPSLYDFLRKTAYRPFPIDLVRELGEQLLESVAFMHGLKLIHTDLKPENILLVSSEDAKLAENKDGSFSKKVPKSSAIKLIDFGSTAYDHQDCSYIVSTRHYRAPEVILGHGWSYPCDIWSIGCILVELCSGETLFQTHENLEHLAMMERVLGPLPRHMLERADHHAQKYIRRGRLNWPEGATTRESMRAVLKLPRLQNLVMQHVDHSAGDLIGLLQGLLAYEPSARLTAQEALSHRFFRRHRERRSL
- the LOC123104871 gene encoding serine/threonine-protein kinase AFC2 isoform X1, which translates into the protein MATRCAAAADLPAGRPRKRARHGWDVAPATKAQITFCGQEVGDMTTLVLPSHPPDYTCFSLLSKGVARNASPPRREDDKDGHYVFAVGENLTSRYKIYRKMGEGTFGQVLECWDRERKEMVAIKIVRAVNKYSDAAMIEIDVLQKLARNDATGKHCVQIRNWFDYRNHICIVCEKLGPSLYDFLRKTAYRPFPIDLVRELGEQLLESVAFMHGLKLIHTDLKPENILLVSSEDAKLAENKDGSFSKKVPKSSAIKLIDFGSTAYDHQDCSYIVSTRHYRAPEVILGHGWSYPCDIWSIGCILVELCSGETLFQTHENLEHLAMMERVLGPLPRHMLERADHHAQKYIRRGRLNWPEGATTRESMRAVLKLPRLQNLVMQHVDHSAGDLIGLLQGLLAYEPSARLTAQEALSHRFFRRHRERRSL
- the LOC123104871 gene encoding serine/threonine-protein kinase AFC2 isoform X3, encoding MCCRSSQEMTPQENIMHGLKLIHTDLKPENILLVSSEDAKLAENKDGSFSKKVPKSSAIKLIDFGSTAYDHQDCSYIVSTRHYRAPEVILGHGWSYPCDIWSIGCILVELCSGETLFQTHENLEHLAMMERVLGPLPRHMLERADHHAQKYIRRGRLNWPEGATTRESMRAVLKLPRLQNLVMQHVDHSAGDLIGLLQGLLAYEPSARLTAQEALSHRFFRRHRERRSL